A region from the Chitinophaga sp. Cy-1792 genome encodes:
- a CDS encoding outer membrane beta-barrel protein yields the protein MKKIILTVVTVCSCCYAEAQFRIGVKAGLGQSYFSKYEAAATPGLTTTTDNYQQEHRITYYGGITADWQLTKHFSVQPSLLYSSKAGGTGVKVSWASPDYRGFNQTQGYARLNYLELPLNFVYKQKLGPGQLLAGAGIAEALYLNGYKEGGFMMREAPEHVEYLPYSGTTPNIAYSGRRGPFYPNSQADAKLWDTGINFTAGYEFPSKLQLSLNYGLGLKETYYGKNRTYSISAAYYLHK from the coding sequence ATGAAAAAGATCATACTAACTGTTGTCACTGTTTGCTCTTGCTGTTATGCAGAAGCACAATTTCGTATAGGCGTTAAAGCAGGTCTGGGCCAATCCTATTTTTCAAAATATGAAGCGGCGGCCACACCAGGTTTAACCACCACCACTGACAACTATCAGCAGGAACATAGAATTACGTATTATGGTGGTATTACCGCCGACTGGCAGCTGACAAAACACTTCAGCGTTCAGCCATCACTGCTATATAGTTCAAAAGCCGGTGGTACCGGTGTAAAAGTATCATGGGCTTCCCCGGATTACCGGGGTTTCAATCAAACCCAGGGCTATGCACGCCTGAATTACCTGGAGTTGCCACTCAACTTTGTTTATAAACAAAAACTCGGACCAGGACAGCTACTCGCTGGCGCAGGTATTGCTGAAGCCCTATACCTCAATGGTTACAAAGAAGGTGGTTTTATGATGCGGGAAGCTCCTGAACACGTGGAGTATCTGCCTTATTCCGGTACCACCCCTAACATTGCATATTCAGGCCGGAGAGGACCATTCTACCCCAACTCTCAGGCGGATGCCAAATTATGGGATACCGGCATCAACTTTACCGCCGGATATGAGTTTCCTTCCAAATTGCAGCTATCACTGAATTACGGCCTTGGACTCAAGGAAACTTACTATGGTAAAAACCGTACGTATTCTATCAGCGCAGCTTATTATCTGCATAAATAA
- a CDS encoding outer membrane beta-barrel protein, with protein MKKTLLLAVVLSSGFYAQAQLRLGVKAGVGQSYFSKFENPSGNGTTTSIDNYLQGRSTSYYGGITADWQLTKHFSVQPSLLYSSKAGSTGIKAIWHTIETQEYTETKGDARLNYLELPLNIVFKQKLGPGKILAGAGIYEAMYLNGHKEGTFAVREKPTYKPGIGFLAPRGPLYPNAQADAKLWDTGANFTAGYELPMGLQVALNYNFGFNETRYGKNRVYSLSVSYLLYK; from the coding sequence ATGAAGAAAACTTTACTGTTAGCTGTAGTACTGAGTAGCGGCTTCTATGCACAGGCACAATTACGTTTAGGCGTAAAAGCTGGTGTCGGACAATCTTATTTTTCGAAATTTGAAAACCCGTCCGGCAATGGCACTACTACCTCTATTGACAACTATCTGCAAGGACGCAGCACATCATATTACGGTGGCATTACCGCCGACTGGCAACTGACAAAACACTTCAGTGTTCAGCCTTCTCTGCTATACAGTTCAAAAGCCGGAAGTACCGGCATAAAAGCGATATGGCATACTATAGAAACGCAAGAGTACACAGAAACCAAGGGCGATGCACGTTTGAACTACCTGGAGCTGCCACTCAATATTGTGTTTAAGCAAAAACTAGGACCAGGAAAGATACTGGCCGGTGCAGGTATTTATGAAGCCATGTACCTGAATGGTCACAAAGAAGGGACTTTTGCGGTCCGGGAAAAGCCTACATACAAGCCAGGAATTGGTTTTTTGGCTCCAAGGGGCCCCTTATACCCCAATGCGCAGGCGGATGCCAAACTATGGGACACCGGCGCTAATTTCACCGCAGGCTATGAACTGCCGATGGGTTTACAGGTAGCACTGAATTATAATTTCGGTTTCAACGAAACCCGATACGGTAAAAACCGCGTGTATTCACTCAGCGTTAGTTACCTGCTGTACAAATAA
- a CDS encoding DUF2149 domain-containing protein — MKRYRRRYKGIGKSDDDVNPIHAIANLFDVSIVFAVALMVALVSRYKMNEVFSKEDYTIVKNPGKEDMQIITKKGTVIQKYNAAANSDNSPQRNKGKRVGAAWQLENGEVVYIPE; from the coding sequence ATGAAACGGTACAGGCGGAGATATAAGGGCATCGGGAAATCTGATGACGACGTAAATCCTATCCATGCCATTGCCAACCTCTTTGATGTAAGCATTGTATTTGCCGTAGCATTGATGGTAGCGCTGGTTAGCAGGTATAAGATGAATGAGGTATTCAGTAAAGAAGATTATACTATCGTTAAAAATCCTGGTAAGGAAGATATGCAGATCATTACTAAAAAAGGTACCGTTATACAGAAATATAATGCAGCTGCTAACAGCGATAATTCGCCACAACGCAATAAAGGCAAGAGGGTAGGAGCGGCCTGGCAGCTGGAAAACGGAGAAGTGGTATATATTCCGGAGTAA